A stretch of DNA from Diospyros lotus cultivar Yz01 chromosome 14, ASM1463336v1, whole genome shotgun sequence:
TACCTATAACTCCACGACCATCACTTCCAGAAGGGTTCCAAACTTTCCAAAATGGCTGATAAAACAACAGATTCATGTCATCCACTATCACAACATCGTCAATGAAAGAAAAGTTCTCACTAGCATGCAAGACCGCATGCAAGAACACACACAACAATTTGCCAAGGTTCTCTTAGTTGAGTATATTCACTTCACCTAGAAAACATATGATAATTTGAAAGACATTTTGACCAACATGCTAATCATAAATACAAACATGGATAAAAAGAATAGATAATGTTGAAAGTCAATGAGGCACAGTACAAGGTTAACCACAAATGAACCTGAATGAGTCGATTCTTGTGATAAACATTGAATCCGTGAACATTAATATGAGCTTTAGCATCCTTCACAAACCCAAGAGTTACAACAGCAACCATCTGACAAAGAATATGGCAGTCAGTGGCAGTACATGCAAATTAGTTATGATAATGTAACTCAAATTAACTTCCATCTGGCAATCATTACGTTAGAATCCTTTTGAGTCCCAGCACTACCAGGCTGTGGGCGGTAAGTAATAGACTGTGTCATCATCATATCATTCACAACATTGTGGTGCTCTACATCTTTTCCACGGAGAATAATGCGAAAGCCAGTAGGAATTCTGAGATAAAGAATTGATGCATAACTCTGAAGACATAAGCAAACAACTGGAAGTTAGAATCATGTAGGGAAAGAAAAAAACTGGGATAACAAAATGACAGCAAACACTATGAACACGAGAGAAGAGAATCACAATGACATAATATCTTACAAATATTTTGAGATATGACACATTGGAACattatgacaattttttttcccaataaCTATGACCGGACACACACAGcagtaaaaagaaataaaattgttcTTTAAGTGAAATTATAACTTCTTAAAAGGGAGCAAAATGGGAAAAGAGTATTTCCATACCCAAGCCCAAGTAGTTGGCAAGCTTAGAGTCTTGGACTCATTAAGTctatatataaatcaaattaccaacaatttcttcattttttgtaaTACAAATACATTCATATTTAACAAagatagtaatttttttatttgttttcttcttatGCGTAGCCAGCTCCCATCATGAAAAACTTGAAATCCTTGtccataatttttaaaattaaaaagtcaagatttaaaaatttgtaaagtcaaaaaatattaaaaaaaaaactaaaagagaATAGGAATTAGTAACGACCACTTCATGATTTCTTATTCTACCCCTACAATTAAACTAGCTTCTACTGCCAGGTTCTAAACTTACTTTTGGTAAACTTAGAACATGTATACTAATGTATGTACCACAATGTACACATTTCCTTCAAGTGTTTCTTATACATAATATGACATCTCTGTAAATGGTACAATCCGCCCTAATTAATCCTTAGGCAACATCATAGTCAGGGTATGAAAAAGGTTATTTGGATGTCTGGACAGTAATTCTTGTTCGTTAGTTTCATTTTAATATTGTAAAGATCCCAGTATTTCTTCATTACTATTCCTACTATATCCGTGTTTCCTTGCTACCATGGTTTCTCACATTGTAAATCTTTCTGTTGTTTATTACACAGATTTATTCTGAGATATcgcaacaataaaaaaataacgaCAACTAATTTTATTGATAGTCAACAATGcctaacatttaaaaatatgaaaatcattttaaatgaaaatcacaagaAGGGACTATTTAACAAATAGTGGACAAGCAAAAACAGAACCATGTAAAAAGTGTTCTAAAAATTACTCAAGAAGtccaaacaattttttaaaaaacattacTTGATGTCAATCATCTAAATGATGCAAAATAGAAGTGTGCAATGGTTACCCTTAATGAAAGCTTATATGTCAAGAAGTGCTTGGAGTTGGGAAATTCTTTTGCCATCTGCACATTCTCATCTCGCTTGTCACCTCTAACTTGAATGTCCTTCAGAGTCACATTATCATGTAATGTTAAACTTCTAGACAAATCCAGCCATAATAGTATGGCACagtgaagaaaaaatgaaataaagaaaaaaacaccggtcaaaatttcaatttagcAACACTAGGCTTACATATggatcatcatcaaaatcaagttccaattgtCCTTGGTCATCCTCCCAAAGGTTGTATATGAATATTCGTGTACCATGAGCTTTCATCTGGTCGAACTGTTGAATTGAGAAAAGCCAATGATTATAGCCTCAATCACTAAATCAGccaacaagataaataaggcCAGACATCAACCATATCTTGCTAATAAGGAAAAATGCAACCGATATCAAGCAACTAACTTATCAGAGCCCTTAAGAGTAAGGGGAAAAAATAATGCAAATTGTAAATCTTGAAAGATATGGACAaagcaggaaaaaaaaaaaaaagaagtgaaacaTAGACTGTAAATTATATGAAGGCATTTACAGTTACTTTGAAGTAAACCTTTCACAAGCCTCTTAAGAGTAATTTTAGACATGTATACATGTAAAAGAATTTTGAACTCTTTGACATCAGCCCAAAGAATCACAACTTAAAACAGTCTACCACATACTCAAGACAAAAATAGCTAGTTTATGCCCCTTACTCCGTATAGAAAAATCTCATACAATTGCTAAATGTAAATTCAAATATGTCTGCCATATTCACAAAAATTCAACTGTAGATACTAATAAACCATGAAAACAACCATTAGaggtgggggggtggggggaatTTTAGAAAAggtattttgtaataaatataatgCTTTGCTTCCACCAAAAatcattgaaaattttgaactaatcaaattatcaattccataagttCAATTAAACTGATTCAAGAGTTAAAATACATGACTTAAAATTTCATAGCTCAGCTAAATATTCCCCCAAATGAAATAtttagagagaaagaaggatggAGATCCACACAAACAGAGACAAACTACATGGAATATCATACCATATCACATTGAGTAGTGCTAAACCAAACTCTGCCAAACACACAATGGCTTCAATTTGACAAGGAAATATATAAATGGGGCAAAAAATTGGCAGATAATTAAAAAGAGACCCTGTCGATAGACAATGCCAATGAAGGTCTTAACGGCATGACGTGCTTGGGTCTTCCTTGCTTTAATTGTGACAATAATTTTccaatacaaaaaatacaaacagaTGACAATAACAAAGAGCAATAAAAGAAGAATCACCTGATGTAGAAGATCTGCCTCACTTAGAAATGGAGACCATTGGACTATTGTCTTTACATTTCTATCCCAATCAGCGTCAGAGGATCGTAACATCCTATTCCACTCCCGTGTCCCTCTTTCATAGTCAAGCTTCATATGATTAATAGAATAACCATGATTAAGAGAGCATactaaaacaaaaatcaaaattaatccTGTACGGAAAAAATGAACCACGTTCTACAATTGGATGAGGACTCAAAAGAAAGATTGCTGACAAGTGCATTTATAGCAGAATCTGGACAGCAACCATAAAAGTGATTATGTTCACAACAAAATAGTTTTGAGTtaggaaaagggcaaaaaacTGATGTTCCTATAAATTAACAACACCAATtcaagcaaaacaaaaaaggagagggagaggaagagtcTGTCTACAAAATGACTACTTCTAAGCCCATAATATGGGACCTTGGCAAGAATAGCCAGTACAGAATGTGAGATAAAGGGAATTCTGGTAAAAGGAATTTTGTAATTAGGCAATTAGGTAGTATGACACACAATGAGATGACTAAAGAACAATAAAACACAAATCGGCAAATCCCTTTAAGCTCATCAGATGTTGGAAGCACAAAGGAACCATATATCACCAAAGAATGCAGAGAAGACAAGAATACATAGGAAAGAAGCTTCATCTACATGATGCTTATGTTTGTTTTAGCAATTACATAGTTAGCTTCacagataatttttaaaatgaagtTACAAGGGAAAAAAGTTAGAAATATCAGTTTGCCATTACAAGTAGACAGTGAGAGCAAAGCACTCTATACAAATGAAAATCAGATAAGGAAAGTTTTTACCTGGACCAAGTTTctaaagaataatatttttgtatcaatAACAGAGTTATATTAGGATTGCCAAGGTACAAGAAAAAACATAACCCAAGAAAAACCAAATCTAAACATCAAGCATATGATCAAATTTAGCAAATGAAAATAATACAAGCTTTAAAATGGTTAGATATTCTCTCATAACCACATAGGGATAAGGCAAAGTCAAAATTATATAAGGAGATGAAGTAGTTTAATCAAAAAACATGGCAACCATGATGATATAACAAAGTTCCATCATGTTCATTGATACAGATAAGAGAATAAGATTATTACCATGGGAACTACAATGTCTTCCTTCCCTGTGCTCCTCAAAAATGTGTATGACAACAACCCAATGCACTGAGTAGGCCTAAACAAAAACATTTGAACAATCATTTGACAAAAGATGAGAACAGAAGCCTAAAATAATATCAAGCATCCCAACAAATATCACAACTAAGAATTGAAGAGTTTAAGTAATGTAGTCAGCAATCCTTTTCTCAAAGCCTTAAACACAAAGATAACATCAACCATCTTATTTTTTCAGTACGACTAATGAGATGGCACTGTGATAAGCTTTAAGTACAAAGGTAAATCCAGAATCAGGTTCTTGATATGCATAGCTTGGAAAAGTTACAAATGTACAAATCTTGTAGTAGCAGGTTCTTTTCAAATGTATGAATGGTTTGAAAAGGAGGTTCTGAATAATGTGTCCCATATGTTCGTCATGGACCATTTAACAGACCTATACCCATACAAGTAGTAGTGGACTATAGCAAAAGCAGGGAGGGGGGCTAGTAGGCTTTTGAATAGTGTTATCTTCCCACCTACGATGGGATAAGACGTTACGTATTGTGGACCAATCAAGAAAAACATTGAGCTCAAGTCACATCTAAGTTTGGTTCAAAATCATTGTCTGACACATATCATCGTCATTGGACACTCTTGGATGTGTGCCAGACACACCAAGTACcatgaaattttttatcattatgtTCATTTTTGGATGCATCTAGGATCTTGATGGGCATGCAAATCCATGGGTTGGACACATGATAAACATACCTAAAGAATGGCAAGTTATTTACTAGAGTTTTTGCATATTGAGCaatgtttatattattatagCTATTAAGGATGAAATATCTGTCATGTTGGATTAGTAGCAACTTTCAAtaatttctatattataaaATGAATGGTATGACTAGGATTACTGGTACTTAATATTTTCAGTACTTTATGGTTATTATGTTCATGaacaatacaaataaaaaatacaaaaaataatccTTAGCATATGCgtatcccttttttttttccttccaaatTGTAGCATCCCTTATCTGTTTTCCTGTTTGTTTCTGTACCCATATCCATAATGGTGCTTCTTAGCCCAGTCAGATCAATTCTATCAACATGTTTTTACTTTAGACCAAGAAGTTGATAAACCAACTTCATGCAGCCAAGCAATTTCACCAAGAGGACCCACAGTTGGCCAGTTTGCTGTCACAAGGTAAGTCCCATCAGGAACACCAAAACATGCCAGATTGCAAAAGCAACATAAGGATTAGAACATATGTTAGGCTGTCTATGCAAGAGGGCAAGAGGTACTTAAAATGGTCAATCACATCCAACAAAGTACAGTAACCACAGCATAGAGAAGGTTAACGTTGTAGTCCTAGTGCCACCACGACAATGaagtataaaaaaatgagaagaagcaAATTCCTGAGGAAATAGATCATGACCATTTACCCAACCGTGACGATTTGTCAATGGTAGGGCCACTTCTACaagtttctttaaaatttaaaactattaataaaaaaaaaaaaaattacctccaaCCAAACTTATTCCAAGAATAAAACTCTCTATAACAACACACCTATCCCCTCTTCCAACACAACAgaacaatttcaaattttagtcAAAAGAGGAAAACTGCAAAGGTAGTTTTTATACATAAACCTCCAAGCAGTTTATGCATATGATCAGTTCAGGCACTTCTAGCAGAAGTTTAAAACCTGTAGGGCAGTTTATATATTAAATGCATAAACCGCACAATGCCTAGTGCATAAGCCCCATTGTAGGATTTATGCTTTTATTGCATAAATTGCATAAAGCGTCACATATGCATTGTGCATAAACCACAAAATGCATAGTGCATAAACTGCATAGTGTGTAAACAAGCTGCTTATGCATTAAATACAAAAACCGTCTTTGCAGTTTATTCAAAAATGTTAAAACCATATTAGTGGTTTCTTTTGAACAAAATCTCAGATTTTCCACTCCTTTGAACTAGGGAATGAGTTTGATGTGACAGACAGTTTTATTCTGGAAGTAAGTTTCCTTTGagtttaaattcataaaaatcttTTATAAAGAGTTTCAAAGTTTGAAAAAACTCCCATTTCTATAGATATAAACAGCACAAGAATAAATGTTCTGTACATTCTGAAGTAGTGATGATGATGCCATGGTAGACATGATGAAAGATTTTTTTTCCCTGCATTCTGTTCTTTTGCTAGTGAAACTGAGGCAGAGATCTTCAATTTTCCAAGCAACAAACAACTATGTCCAACCCGAGATCCAGAGCAAGATGATgccaatatatacatatatatatatatatatatatgaaagaaaCCTCATAAAATGAAATCCAACAAAATACTGACCTCTTTCCATTTTTTCCACAGCAGCGGGAGAACACAATAACATCAGCCCCAAGCCTCATGGTACTCGTCTTAAAACCATTTCCATCTAACAGATGAGCATAggtaaaacaaaatttatataaagcataaaaaaaagaaagttaacCGTATGTATCAAACATGTCTTTTTCAAGAGATTGGATGCTTACATTTTCCAATAGTATCTGCCATTTTGCTTTTCACAGAATAACCGAGGGACATGCAATGGCGTATCTTATCTGGATCCATACCACCACCATCATCTGCAAAATACAGCCAATAAGCATGATGCAACAAAGGATTATATAGCATCCAATCACAATAcccccaaacacacacatacaaccAGAGATATTCACATAAATATAGCATCTTAAAAGATACATACCATGAAGCCACAGCCGTAGATAAAGTCACAGAATATGTTGCAAAATGTGAATAATTAATATAGAAGAGAAAAGTACAAAGCACCATATAGGAAGTTCTCAAATTATCCATACAATTCCCACAAGCTCCAAATATTTGAATTAGGACGGTAACATCGTGATGAATTGCATAAACATTTTATGACTCAAAAGGAGTATCCTTGAAATGCAGACCAAGATATACTGGAttgcattttaaaattgaaagtaaaaaaattcCAGTGAAGAGAACCAAGAGCACTATAGTGAAGGAAAACAGTACCTATCTATAAAAACAAATGACTTATTCAAAAATGTGAAAATTATATAGGGATCAAGCTAATGAGCCACATTGTGAAACTTTGGGAGATGGTGATTTAAGTACAGTCAAGGGGAGAAACAAAGTGTCTTAAAATCATTTTGGTTTCATGCTTGATAGATCCACCatggaagctatatataaaTGCTGAGATTCCTAATGAAAAGAtatagaggaaaaaaaaaaacaaggattTACACATAGTGTATACAGACTTAAAAAAAGCTTACGACAGTCCCTAGAAAAGTCTTATGGAAGGCTTTCAAAAAGAAGGACATTCAAATTACTTACATATAGGTTACTAAAAGCATGTATCATGGAGTAGAAACAGATGTTAAAACATGTAGAAGATATACTGAATATTTTCCAATTACGATTGGATAACATCAAGAATCTGCATTGggctcttctctctctcctgtaAATATAGATGAATGCTCTAAACACATCCAAGCAGAGGTGCGTTAGTGTATGCTATTTCTAGATGATATTGTCTTAATGGACAAGACAAAAGTAGGCATGGATATTAAGCCCGATATACGAAACGAAACTTTAGAACATAAAGGTTTAAAGTTGATCAGCttgaaaaactaatttaatcttaataaaaatataaaagtggatgatattattgtaagacttgaagatcaagttaTTCCCAGAAAAGGTTGATTtaaatatcttggatcaattgtccaaaaagatttgagagattATTGAGAATGTTACCCATAGAATTAAGATAGGATGATAAATGGTAAATGATCAAGTACGTTCTACATGTtatataatagtaaaataacATTACAgctaaaaaattatcaaatgatGATTAAATCAACTCTGTCGTATGGTACAAAATGCCAAATAGTAGAACAACAACACATCAAAAATACGAGTATAATGGAGTTAAAAAGGTTATCATGGATGTGcaaccatgcaaaaaaaaaaaaaaatggaactaaaattaaagttaaatgtCATAAGGTCAAAGTGGCTTCTAAGGAAGGTAAGATGCGTCAACATGATTAAAATgatttgatcatgtgagaagatGGCCAATAAATGCTCCTATGTGAAGAGTgaaagaaatttgaaagaaggATTTATCAAATGAGGTAGAGAAAGACCAAGAAGAACTTGATAGAAAACCCTTAGGCATGACATGCATTATAATGGACACAAATAGAGATGATTGACAAGTTAGAATCCATCTATCCTTccccacctaatgggattaTGGCttgatatcttcttcttcttgttgtaaGTTACAATGATTAATGTCTCAAACCTTCCTCTCgtccttcttcatttccttcaatttctcgctttcttttacttttatgtAACCCATTTGAATAATCCATGTCTTCCCTCAAAAATTCTACAATTACTGTACATTGAAGGGTTAAAATCCAGTGAATCAACTGTCATGGTTTGCCAAGCAGCAAGAGAAATCCACTTTATTATTGCGGATCTGAACCCACTACAAGACCTTAAAGCCCCCACTGTTTTAGAAACCTTCCTACCACATTGTCCTTGTGTAGGTTTGACCCAAACTCATCTTGTAATATGTTTACCAATCAAGGGAAGGGCCTTGGGGAAGAGGGGGAAGGGGGCAACGTAACAAAGAGATGACAAATTCAGCATACCTTCTATCAGCAACATTCTGCTATCATCTTTCTTATTTATGAGCATGTCTATGTTCACAAGTGTAGCCCCACTGCAAACCTGATATTAGAGCAAAGACTAGGCATATATCTCCAGAgagaggggaaaaaaaatagagtttcTTAGTTAAGAGAGAATAAATTAGGGATACCTCATCCAATGCGTTGTCCAAAAGCTCTGCAAAAGCTGTAGAAGAATAATATTAGAGCATTAGGATCTGAATAGACATTAAGCAACAAGGATGCACATATAAACTCGAAGGTATTGTAAACAGGAATAGCAGGTTTACCGCCAAGAACCCATTTGTGAACTGTTGCATTGGAATGCAGGAATTTAGGATGAACCCTGACATGATCCATGCCACCTGCAGAGAGAAAAGAACAgtgaaaatatttcatgtagCCCATTAAGTATCATTAATGATTGTTAGAGAGAACAAATGATTGTTTCCCAAATGCTGAAAGATTACAAGTCAATTTTTAGTAGAAAGCATGCAATTGTGATGACCAATAATCTTATATGGGTCAAGTGGCATCAAAACATGGACGCCAGTAATTATCATCATCTCAACTTGTTTCTTCGTGTCtctgtttcctttttattttgttttcactaAGTAAAGGTAACTGAAGAAAGAGGTACCACATGGTTACCTCATATGCGCATCAAAAAGTTTAGAACGACACCACATGCCATCCGTGGATCATTTGCAAAAAATATCAGGGAAATTTAAATTGATTCACAGGTGAATCAATACTGCCTGACTGCTAATAGATCAACTATCCAACAGGATATGACCCTGCTTTTCAACTTAAAACCATGTTTTCCAAACAATGAAAAGTCACCAGTCATACTTTTATCAAATGGACGCCATCAAAGCATGCAGAATCAAAAGCAAAAACATCCTTTTTCTCCTGCCAAGTAAGGAGCTCTTCCCGCTGTAACACACACAACACTCCAAACTAACCGCAACAAGGCATCAAAAGATGAATGACCAAAAGCTATCCTGCTTGGCAGTGTCGTATCACACAATACCGATCAAAGCTATCCTGCAGGTGCTGAAAGGCTCCTTCTTCAAGAGCaatcaaatataagataacCATAATGTTTACCTCTAATTATCAGTCACCTAGCTTTTACTACATTTTCATTCCCATTCCAGATTTTGCTTATATGATCCCCAGGTCCATCTGGCAAAAAGAGCTAAGCCCGTAACAGATTCTGGTAAGAAGCAAAACCATTCCCCAAAATATAATCCACTACTTTATTACCTACCAATTTGGAGACTCGACCTTTACCATTTCCGAAACTTAGAATAATCACCAAAGGTTTTACCAATCCAAATAAGGCAATAGAACCTAATCAAGGCACATCACTAATTAATTACGCACTAAATTCCCTAAAACCACAGCCTATCTAAAAGCAACTCCAAAGACATCACGTTCACCGTCATACATTACAAGAAGCCCTCGCAATAAGGAAAACAAGCATCAAATATTGATTCTCACGACAATACTGCTCCTAAGAATCACCAACAAAAATTAATCCAAAGATGCACAAATACCTGAAGTTGTATTGTGATCAGCAACAGTCACGATAGCATAGTCACCGGCCATCCAAAACTGCTTACAACACTTGCCTCCCACACTCACAATTGGACTCTGGTTTGCACTAGCAACAATTGGACTCGGTGCAGATGCCATTGGCAACAGCAACGCCAACGACCCAGACTTCCACGGTAGAGGATCCAAGAACCCTACCGGCAAAGCTGCACCTAAACCCTctaacctcttcttcttcaatgaACCTCCCCGGACACCTCCAGATCTCTTTCCCTTGGTTTCAAGAACACCATCTCCCTTATGATCGTCATCGGATGACGACATCGACAAAGAGTTTTCAGAATCGGAGTCGCTACTAGTGAGGTCGATCACAAAGACCGGGTTGGGACGAGGCCTTGACTGCCTGGAACTCTCGACAACCACTTTCCCTTTAACTCTATCCATGGTATTCAATTACAAGCTCAGACTAGCTTTCTACTtctaaatgcaagaaatttgaaagaagtttccTCGAATGAAAAGATGCATGAACCAAGGGTACACACCGCTTCACGCTTATCGAGTTGGTGTAAAGAAGACTACCAATGGTCACGTGGCGTGCACAGCTAAAGCAACTTGATGACTcaacacgcatatatatatatatatatgtaatgtagTTTCAATATTGCCATGAAATTTCTATTTTCGTGAAAATTACTTTGGTGTGAAGATAATAAAGTTACCAACAATCACGTGGTGTTTCCAAAGCAACACGACTAATCGACAAATGCATATGTATAGTGTCAATTTGGCATTATTGTgaaatttctattatttttgtaaaataaaaaaaatgttaaaagtatatttcaaaaatgaGGTGTACAAGGACATGTATACAGACATCCTATTCTAATGTAAGGAAACAATGTATTCTAAAGTTATACATAAAATACATACCAATCATCTAAGAATATATAGTTACTTAATATAAAgatcataattaaatatcatgATCCTAttaacactctccctcaagctaaAGTATAAATGTTGATCATGCCAAACTTGGTGGATAAGTAGCTCACACAAGGACGCCTAAGCGACACAATGAACAAGAACAAGCCAGCTAACTGATCGTTAGAACCCAAAAATGATgtgacaaaatataaaagagatcAACTTCTCCCTAACAAAATAACAATCAATCTCGATATGTTTCGTTCTCTCATGGAATACGAGATTAGAAGCAATTGTACATTGCAACTTGATTGTCACAAACCAACTTCATAGAGTTAGTCTAAATGACTCCTAACTCCTCAACCatttaaaaatctaaatgaCTCGTAACTCCTCGGCCATTTAAACTCACATGTTGTTAAGGTCATTGCCTTGTATTCAACCTCTACTCTAGACTGGCCTTTTGTAGAAATGGAAAGGAGCTAACTTCCATTTTTGACTAATGGAAATTATTTCTAATCTATATAATTGATACCCCAAATCACCTCC
This window harbors:
- the LOC127790044 gene encoding protein MICRORCHIDIA 7-like isoform X6; translated protein: MDHVRVHPKFLHSNATVHKWVLGAFAELLDNALDEVCSGATLVNIDMLINKKDDSRMLLIEDDGGGMDPDKIRHCMSLGYSVKSKMADTIGKYGNGFKTSTMRLGADVIVFSRCCGKNGKRPTQCIGLLSYTFLRSTGKEDIVVPMLDYERGTREWNRMLRSSDADWDRNVKTIVQWSPFLSEADLLHQFDQMKAHGTRIFIYNLWEDDQGQLELDFDDDPYDIQVRGDKRDENVQMAKEFPNSKHFLTYKLSLRSYASILYLRIPTGFRIILRGKDVEHHNVVNDMMMTQSITYRPQPGSAGTQKDSNMVAVVTLGFVKDAKAHINVHGFNVYHKNRLIQPFWKVWNPSGSDGRGVIGVLEANFVEPAHDKQGFERTTVLSRLEARLVQMQKLYWSTNCHKIGYAPRRNKKLIDDIDTSPDYGQPTASKSKKKNTGSSSKMPILVSDKLQFYSNQNQGRRESERYLETVEKRHQIGRVHGKGRNVTKTPTRSAKEASTSDPSSPTEEFAGDNEMQAALPEREANGNSEKVLPPCKSSEKDGSRLFRSSPSLGNLQAVQECALDGTPVRITTRSGSKQGDDANGNELRSNSSAHDLVQLKEENRQLKEKLNRKEEEILGDLLGDLQQEREKSKLLENKLKEATQKIEELNKEQEGLIEIFSEERERRDIEEENLRKKLKDASNTIQELLDEVKRLEKMKSRLPK